The Ornithorhynchus anatinus isolate Pmale09 chromosome 11, mOrnAna1.pri.v4, whole genome shotgun sequence genomic interval TTCAGCAGCAATCAGTGTTAAGATGATTTCCCTAACTGAGGATGATCCGATAAGGATTTTCTGGGATACAGAGGTCATGACATCTAAACTGATGTCTCTACCTCTGGCAAGGACTGATCAGCTTCTAGATCAGTGAACTCCCAAAAATATACAGATACATTTCTGTATTGCACAACCACCTTAAACTGATATCAGAAGTGAGGAAACCCACGTCTAGGGCAGAATCTGGATGGTTCATGATCTGTTGAAAGGAGCAAGGGGGAACTTGGGGAAAGAGTGGtgatccccctctctctctttcttagcaCTTTGGGATGGTCTCACAATCCCACTGGATCCAGAGGAATTAGGAGTGTCAGAATGGGAAGGAGGCACTCCAATACCTCTACTtccagtaaattcaattgatgtGGACATCTTGACTTCTTGTCTCGTTCTTTGGGTAACAATGTTGGGCTTCTGGTTCAGGGGAATTGAGGTTTTGAGGGAATTCTTGAGAGATGGAAGTTATCAGCAACATGGACAAGTGGTGGCTTTGAAACAGAAGACTCTCTGTACTATGTTACCTGCCCTGAGCCGGACAGGAACATGCCAGCTGGGACAACCTTCCTTGATTGGACCAgacttgaagaaaaggaaacattCGGGGTGCCCCATCATCACTTTGTGCTCCCAGATATTTTTCACTAGTATACACCAGAGTTCACAAGAAAATTCACTGCCATGATCTTGCGAATGAATGGATTTTCATGCCCTGGAGACACTGTGGCCTCAGGggcttttccactgaaccagaaACCCTGCAGTTAAAGCAACCACAGAAGGTATCAAAAAACTCTAGACCCCCTCTCCCCCTAAATAACGTGGTTTGCCCTGGGTTTGGAGAGTTCACTAACAGATGGCATGTATTCCCCTCTTTATTCAAAGGAAATAAGAGATGTTTTACTTCAAGAATCAAAAATGCAGAGGACAAAATGTGGTGTCTATCTCAGCAAGGTCATTAGCAGCAATCAGGTTACAGGGACTGTAAATAAAATCCCAGTATAACTGTATATTGTCCCTAACTTCGAACTCCATGATTGCTCCCAAAGTAGCAAAATCCACTCATCAATTTGTCCAGGGATTGCCTCTTTTAGAATGGCTCAAAGTGACCACAAAGGTCGCAGCACAATCTGTAGTTTCATTTAGGGCAGTCTCCAAGTTTTCTATCTTTTGGATttatctcctgctcctctctcaaATCACCCTTGATTCATCTTGGAAACAGCTAATGACATCACCAGACATCCAGTTGCATCAGGCTCTCAAATAAACTCTGCCAGGCATGCAAATGGACTTTCAGAAATCAGAAACAGTAGCCCAGTCtctggtccagtgaaaagagggAATCCAGAGATGTGGGTTCCAGTCTTACAacacactgtagtaataataataattgtggtatttgttaagcatttactaaatgccaagcactgaactaagagctgcgcaaggtacaagctcatcaggtcccacatgaggcttaagtctaagaaggaagaagaatatctattgaatccccattttgcagagacattaagtgattttcccaagatctttccacaaATAAGTGATTCCTAGAtctgggttctttctactaggccacactgcttcccagcttctGCAACTGACTGAAGTGAGTAAAgaccacgtgtgtgtgtgttgtgtgttccTCCCCGTCCTCACTTATTGCATTCCTTTCCAAGCGTGACTATGAACAGAAAGGACAAGGGCACCTGAAGCCAAATAATCCATTTCTCTGAGcagattctcagtcctgaaatattctgacctattcactgtacctcgatctcgtctatctcacctccgacttctcagccacgtcctgcctccaacttggaactccctcccttttcatatccaacagaggttcattctccccaccttgaaagccccaTTGAAGGCACAAGtcttccaagaaatcttccccgaataagccctcatttcctcttttcccactcccttctgtgccatccttGTATTAGCATTTGCACCCCTTACTCATGCCTCCTTCAACCTTATAGCACTATcatatgtatttgtaatttaatttatttacattatggTCGGtcgctccctctagattgtaaactcattgtgggcagggaacatatctagcaaTTCCTTTATAGtctactctaccaagggcttaatacagtgctctaaacccagtaagtgctcaataaatatgattcataggTTGGTTGATTGATCCTGACTGTAGCGCCTCATCAGCTGATAATCTCATCATCAGTAGAGCTGATGGCTGAAGACTACAATCTCAGGTAGAACTTTTTTCTATTATAGCTTTGATAAGTAGTGTCCCAGGGAGAGGAGTTCTGCAGTTTCTCAAGATGCTCTAGATTATAATTCTCATTCTTTAGCATTGACTATCAAGATAAGAAAGGTGGAAATTAACGGGATAATTTAAACCACTTTAGATTTCTACTGTGTTCAAGAAGCTAAGGAAAAGAGTTCAATGAATAATCGTTCACAGTAACAGGATTGTCTTTGCTGGGAAGTAATGTTTTATTAGAAAGCAGTCAATGAACAATGTTTATGAAAACAAGAGAGAGGAACTGGATGGGAAGAAAACATAACAggctcagaggacttgggatcgGAAGATCTGGATGATGGGCTGAGAAAGGATTTTTTCACACTGGTTAGGTGGTTGGGATACACTTCATTGTTCTTCCTCAGATGGGCAGGCGGTCACCTTGGCCAGCTGATTATCCATGTGGCTTTTGGCCAATGGCTTCAAGGCTGCTTAGATGTCTCCGTCCACCTGGATGAGGACGATGCCCTTTGGGTGAGTGACGGAGCCCAATTCGACAGCTACGAGGATTGTGAGTACCACATTGTTGCCAAGCAGCTCAATTTCAATTCTTTGCAGACTGTCCTTCTACTGGTTGGTTGCAAGTAGTCCAGAGAACCCAGTTATCTTTGAGGACAGTCATCTGCTGCAAGCACCTGGTGAGAGAGGAGATTATTCAGCAGCAAGATGATGCACAGCAAGTAGGGCGGCAGCAGGTGGTTCTGCAGCAAGTTGTTTGGCAGCAAGCTGGGCGGCAGCAAGGCTGGCAGCAGCTGGGCACACAGCAGGTTGGACGGCAGCAAGTGGTTTGGCAGCACGTTGGGCGGCAGCAGGGCTGGCAGCAGCTGGTCACACAACATGGTCGGGGGCAGCAAGGCCTGGGACAGCAGGGCCTGCAGCAGCTAGACACGCAGCATGGTCGAGGGCAGCAGGGCCTGCAGCAGGTAGACACGCAGCAAGGTTGGGGGCAGCAGGGCCTGCAGCAGCTGGACACGCAGCAGACTGGGCGGCAGCAAGTGGGCTGGCAGCAGACCGACTGGCAGCAAGTGGGCCTGCAGCAGGTCGGGCGACAGCAGCTGGTCCCACAGCATGTGGGGCGGCAGCAGGTGGTCCTGCAGCAAGTGGTCTGGCAGCAGGTTGGGGGGCAGCAAGAGCTGCTGCAGCAGCCGGGCTCACAACAGGTCTCTTGGCAGCAGCCTCTTCCGCAGCTCAGGTCAGAGCAGACGGATCCACAACAGGAATTGACCATGTTGTCGGTTGGTTCAAGGTCTGGTATTGTCTCAGTGAAGGAGGAGATTCCCGAGTTTGTATGGCCCCTGGCCCCCCATGCCTCTTATATACCCTGATGGGGTGGTACCTGGAGGGCCAGAGACTCATGATCCAGCATGCAGGATTTCTTCATCACTGGGGCCAATTGGAAAGCAATGAGTAGATTAGCAATTAAGGTTCTGCCAAGACGTGCTCATGTCAGTGGGAAGGAAAATCTTCCCTTCCAACCTAAGCAACAGCCAATCAGCAGCTTGCTTCCCAAGGCACAGTTTTGAACTTCCCCCTCTTCTCACTTAATCTTTTTCCTGCCACCCTGACCTGTGGCTTTGTCATGTGACTGTGTGAACTGTCGGatcactttctttctctttctctctgtttctttctccctcttctgtgCATGAAACAGGCTCACATGTACATAGATCACATGACTGAAGATTCCCTGATGGAGCAGTGTCCAAGATCAAACAACTTCCTAGAGGAAGGAGTGCTGGTtgtgggagaacaggaaggagATGCTGCTGGGAGCTCAGAAGAGAGTCACTAAGAAATCATGGGGAAGGAGATGACTGCATGAGCGATATCAGCCTGTCAGGATCCCGACAGAGAACTCGGAATCTTATGTCCATTCCACCTGATCTATGCACTGGAGCATGCCAAGGCTTGGTTCAGCCATGATTGTATAGAGCCAAAGAAGCACTGATCTACACAAGTTTCACCCAGGGGAGTGTCCCTGGAGCTCCAAGCATCTGGGAGGAACACAGTCAAAAAAGAGCCAATGGAAAATTGAAACCAGTCTTGTTTTCTGGAATTGATATGGACACTTTAACCACATTTTAGGATAATTATGTTGGGATGCCAGATCACGGATTTCGCAGTTTCGAAGTTCTCTGATAGGGGCTCTGGGATGTTGAGGGACGGCTGTTGTCGGCCACCAGGGCTAAGGATGGGCTTCAACACAAGACTCCTTGGACCATGTTGCCTGCTACCTGACCTGATCCAGACTGGAACatgcctgctgggcaaccttcCATGAATGAACTCATCCTGGAGGAAAGGGGGTCACTCAGGGGACCTTGCCTTTCCAATGTGCCCCCATATAGCTCCCTGAAGTGCTCTTTTTTTtgacatttattaggcacttactgcgagccagatattgtactaaggtctgggttaggtacaagtgaaccaggttggatacagttcctgtcccacgtagggctcacagtcttaatccccattttgtagatgaggcaacagaggtacagagaagttaagtgatttgcccaaggccacacgacaagtagcagagctgggattaggacccaggtcctcctgactcccaggaccattctctatccactgcgccatgctgcttcccccagaaaTTCACTGCCACCCTcctatgaatgaatggattttcacCCCCTGGAATTACAGTGGGCTTAGGGGTTTTGCCTGCTAACTCGCTGCAGTTGAAAGTGAAAGTGAATCAAAAAGGCCtaaactcattcaatagtatttattgagcgcttactatgtgcagagcactgtactaagcgcttgggatgaacaagtcggcaacagatagagacagtccctgccgtttgacgggcttacagtctaatcgggggagacggacagacaagaacaatggcactaaacagcgtcaaggggaagaacatctcgtaaaaacaatggcaactaaatagaatcaaggcgatgtacaattcattaacaaaataaatagggtaacgaaaatatatacagttgagcggacgggtacagtgctgtggggatgggaagggagaggtggaggagcagagggaaaaggggaaaatgaggctttagctgcggagaggtaaaggggggatggcagagggagtagagggggaagaggagctcagtctgggaaggcctcttggaggaggtgatttttaagtaaggttttgaagagggaaagagaatcagtttggcggaggtgaggagggagggcgttccaggaccgcgggaggacgtgacccaggggtcgacagcgggataggcgagaccgagggacggcgaggaggtgggcggcagaggagcggagcgtgcggggtgggcggtagaaagagagaagggaggagaggtaggaaggggcaaggtgatggagagccttgaagcctagagtgaggagtttttgtttggagcggaggtcgataggcaaccactggagttgtttaagaaggggagtgacatgcccagatcgtttctgcaggaagatgagccgggcagcggagtgaagaatagaccggagcagggcgagagaggaggaagggaggtcagagagaaggccgacacagtagtctagccgggatataacgagagcccgtaatagtaaggtagccgtctgggtggagaggaaagggcggatcttggcgatattgtagaggtgaaaccggcaggtctcggtaacggataggatgtgtggggtgaacgagagggacgagtcaaggatgacaccgagattgcgggcctgcgggacgggaaggatggtcgtgccatccacggtgatggagaagtctgggagcggaccgggcttgggagggaagatgaggagctcagtcttgctcatgttgagttttaggtggcgggcagacatccaggtggagacgtcccggaggcaggaggagatgcgagcctgaagggagggggagaggacaggggcggagatgtagatctgcgtgtcatctgcgtagagatggtagtcaaagccgtgagagtggatgagttcaccgagggagtgagtgtaaatggagaacagaagagggccaagaactgacccttgaggaactccaacagttaaaggatgggagggggaggaggctccagcgtaggagaccgagaatgatcggccagagaggtaagaggagaaccaggagaggacagagtccgtgaagccaaggtgagataaggtacggaggaggaggggatggtcgacagtgtcaaaggcagcagagaggtcaaggaggatcagaatggagtaggagccattggatttggcaagaaggaggtcatgggtgaccttagagagagcagtctcagtagagtggaggggacggaagccagattggagggggtctaggagagaatgggagttaaggaattctaggcatcgattgtagacgactcgttctaagattttggaaaggaagggtagtagggagataggacgataactggagggggaagtggggtcaagagcgggtttttttaggatgggggagacgtgggcgtgtttgaaggcagaggggaaggagcccttggagattgagtggttaaaaatagaagttaaggaagggaggagggcaggggcgatggttttaagaaggtgagagggaatggggtccgaggcgcaggtggagggggtggcacttgcgaggagggaggagatctcctctgaggatactgcagggaaggatgggaaagtaggggagggggttgttgggggggaggggagaggcggaggggtgactttggggagctcagacctgatcgtgttgatttttgtgaggaaataggtggccagatcattaggggtgagagatgggggagggggaggaacagggggcctaaggagagagttaaaggtccggaacaatcggcgggggtgacgggcatgggtgtcgatgagggaggagaagaagctttgcctggcggaggagagggcagagttaaggcaggaaaaggataaatttgaagtgtgtgaggtcggcttggtgcttggactttcgccagcggcgctcagcagctcgagcataggagcgtaggaggcggacggaggaggtgatccagggctgtgggttagtggcgcgagagcggcggagggaaaggggggcgagagagtcgagatgagtagtgagggtggagttgagagcggagacctgatcgtcgagagtgggaagagaggacagggcggcaaggtgaggcgagatgctattggaaagacggatgggatcgagagagcggaggtctctgtggggcagtagcgaagatttgcagggggagggagtgtgagagatgaggcaggtgagaaggttatggtccgagagagggatttcagagttggtgagtgaggagatagtgcagcggtaggagatgacgagatcgagggtgtgaccgagtcggtgagtgggcgcggtatggtggaggaggaggtcggcagagtcgaggagggatagcaggcgggcggcagaggagtcgtcgggtacatccgtatggatgttgaagtctccaaggatcagagtgggcagagagaaggagagaaggaaggtgagaaaggggtcaaggtggttgaagaagtcggaggtgggaccgggagggcggtagatgacggcgacaagtaactggagtgggtggtagaggcgaatgatatgggcttcgaaggaggggaaggagagggagggggaggagggatagtgcggaagcggcatcggggcgagaggaggaagccgacgcctcctcccttaccggtgagtctgggggagtgggagaaggagaggcctccgctggagagagcggcggcggagaccgtgtcttcgggagagagccacgtttccgaaagggcgaggaggaggagagagcgggagaggaaaaggtcatggatgaaaggtagcttgcctgtaacagagcgggggttccagaggccacacttgaaagtagctgtgggtgcaaggggaggaggggggaggggcggggggaggggagggtttggatgggaaggaggtggcggggccctggacgaggagagggggatgaggggtggcggtgggacaagaggactgggatggggcgtgggtggggaagagagaaggggggagggggtgaagagggggttaggtggggggaagagtagggggagggccTTCTTCCAGTCAAAAACATGATTGTTTTTCGATTTGTAGAGTTCACAGTCAGATGGTACCAATACCCTCTTTATTAAAAAGAAACATGAAACAATTTACTCTATGTACAGAAAAAGTTCAAGACAAAATGTGATATCTACCTCTGCAAGGTAATGGGTCAGCTGCAACAATCAAAGAATAGAGAATTTAAGAAATAAAATCCAAATGTAACCAGACTATCCCTAACCTAGCATTGCATCATAACCACATCTGTGTGGCTCCCAAAGTTAGCTAAATCCACTTATCAAATTGTTCACTGATAGGTGCCGAGTAGATGTGATTACAAAGATCACCATACAACCTGCAGTTTCAACAAGGGCAGtttcagagggaggcagaggctaAAAGCTATTGGCCGATGTCCTGTGACTTTTATCTCCTGTTGTACTTTGAAAAATTCACCCCTGGACTTGTATGGTTCCAGGTAATGTCATCACCAGGTGCCCAGTTGAACTTTCCCCTCAAAGGATTAATGTTGAGATGTCTCTAATGGGGGGCTGTTTCTAGTAAACCAGCTCCTCAAGACTAGACACTGTGTTTGAATGAAGGTGAAATTGACCACCTGTTAGCTAATTTGTGCCCTTGCTGAGGCAACCAGACATTCACAGAGGTGAAGAGGATGATGCTTAATGTGGTGAGAAATGGATTTGGATAGTCATGTTAAGCATATATGAGAGAGCAGAGTAATCCTGTGGAGAGGATGGTGTGGACAGAGGTGGAAGTGATCAACATCATGTAatcttgaggagcagcgtggctcagtggaaagagcccggccttgggaagcagaggtcatgggttcgaatcctggctctgccacttggcagctgggtgactgggggcgagtcacttcacttctctgggcctcagttccctcggtgagactgggagccccacgtgggaccatctgatgaccctgtatctccccaagcatgtagaacagtgctctgcacatcctaagggcttaacaaataccaatattattgaggaagcagcgtggctcagtgggaagagcctgggcttcggagtcagaggtcatgtgttcgactcccggctctgccacttgtcagctgtgtgactgtgggcaagtcacttaatttctctgtgcctcagttacctcatctggaaaatggggattaactgtgagcctcacatgggacaacctgattaccctgtatctatcccagcgcttagaacagtggtctgcacatagtaagcgcttaacaaatactaacattattaatctTCTGGGCAGTGCACACATCCACCACAGAAGATTGTGTGGGGAGAAGGAATTGTTTTGCCCCAGATCCTTCTTCATGTTCTTGCCCCTGGTATCTCTTGTTTTacccctctctgcctctgttgcATACCCAGGACATGGATACCAGGGTCCTGGCTCTCTTGGTCTTTTGGTCTTCGGGCAAAGAGGAGAATTCATTTGGGGGGGTCAAGGGTCTTTGGGTAACCCAGCTAATAAATTCAGCTCTATTCACAGAGGTGTCATTTGCTtcctgcagatggagaataggaggagaaatTGCTGGGGTTCTTGGTTAACGAAGGGTATCCGAGAGGCATACCAATGGACTTCCAGAGGTAAGGAACAGCTCCAGACAGTCTGGCCactggtccagtgaaaagagcaccgatCTGGGAATCTGGAGATACGCGTTCCAGTCTCGTTTCATCCTGGAGCTGGGTAAGTTAACAATGTACTGCATCCCTGCCTGTCTCCTTTATTACTGCATTCCTGCCCAAACAAAAGTAAATCTACTGTGGAAGaaaacttcacagactctgtgTTGCATTCACAAGGCTATGTCAGAGACTCATTTATTAATACTAACACTTTTTTCTAGCACtagtagactgtagactgtaagttctagactgtaagctcatggtcatcagggaatgtgtctctttatagtactctcccaagtacttagtacagtgctctgcacaaggtaagtgctcaataaataagattggcttACTAACTGACAGACTGGTAGAGAGTGGTGGTTGACCGGCAGAGTTTCCTGTACTAGTCAAGGCCAGGGCAATTTCtagcaatacagagtttcttcATATACAGTTGGTACAGCATCCTAGCTTCACATGAGATTGAAGAGCACAATCATTGTTTATACCTTAATACAGACATCTGTAAATTCTACTTGAGGTAATTTTTAGGCCCTGCCCGGTTCTCTCCTTAATAAGAATCTTGTGGGAAAACACTACTGATGAGCGGTTTAGGAATCCTGACCTGGCTTCTTCCTGTCTCAAGACCTTAAGAAACCAAACTTCCTGAAGACGGATATAAGGaaacaaaggagagaggaggatacgTGATGTGCCCGCATCAAGGAAATGGTCTGTCGGCCgtacaaaatggagtccaggtcTAATGGCAAATCACATTCCATCTCTTGATATTCTACCATTCTTATGGACACCAGTCACCAGAAATACTCTTGTTCACTTAAACAAAGTGGTTAGGAGACAATCAAACAGGCCTAGAAACAAAACTGCTCAGAGGGAAC includes:
- the LOC107547598 gene encoding keratin-associated protein 4-4-like; the encoded protein is MVNSCCGSVCSDLSCGRGCCQETCCEPGCCSSSCCPPTCCQTTCCRTTCCRPTCCGTSCCRPTCCRPTCCQSVCCQPTCCRPVCCVSSCCRPCCPQPCCVSTCCRPCCPRPCCVSSCCRPCCPRPCCPRPCCVTSCCQPCCRPTCCQTTCCRPTCCVPSCCQPCCRPACCQTTCCRTTCCRPTCCASSCC